ATCGGGTATAAGCTCTATGTTCTTCTTAGCGTTGATAGACATTTTAATGCTTTCGGCATTGAACGGTTCAATTCGCACATAGATTGCGGATGTGGCGGTTTTCGCCTCAATTTTTCCGTCGGCAATGCTGGAAACGTTTATCTTTGCATCCTCTTTGTTCAGAATGCCGATCATGACCTCAAACGCCTGCTCTTTGGACATAACGAAAGTGTCGGTCATTGTGTCGTTGGTGGTTGAGTAAACAGCGCCGCCGGCGGCACCTGCGAATATCAGAGGGGCGGGAAAACAGCCCCACATAAAGGCCGAAACCGCAAGAGCAAGAACTAATTTATGAAATGTCATGGCTACCTCTCAAATTCTTTATTTATTGAATACTTTATAGAACTGACAGATTTTTTTCAAGAAAATTCATTGACAATTCAAAATGCGGGAGGCTATTATCTCAAGGGTGAATGATGAGAGAGCGAATTAACATTTTACACACACATTTGTAATTGGCAGGCCTTTTAGCCGCATGGAGCGGTTAAAAGGCTTTTTTTTTGAATAAACGGAGGTTGAGAAATGTCCGCAAAGGAAATAATGAACAAGGATGAAATGGCCAGAACCCTTAACAGGATGGTGTTTCAGATTCTTGAGGCGGTCAGGGGCGAAGAAGGCTTCTGTCTGGTGGGAATCCGCAAAGGCGGTGCCACTCTGGCAAAGCGCATGGCAGATATTCTGGCCAGAGAGGGTGTTAAGAACATCCGGCTTGGATATCTGGACATCACTCTCTACAGAGACGACCTGAGCAGCATCCACGACTATCCCGTTCTGCACAGCACTGAGCTTAATTTCGATGTCACAGGGCAGAATATAGTGCTGGTGGACGATGTGATCTACACCGGAAGAACCACAAGAGCCGCTCTGGATGCCCTGATTGACCTTGGAAGACCGAAAAAGATCCTTCTGGCGGCATTTATCGACAGAGGCCACAGAGAACTACCCATTCAGCCTGATTTCACCGGAAAAACAGTGCCCACATCACGCAGTGAACTGGTTGATGTGAAACTTGAGGAAGATGGCGGAACTGATTGTATTACAATAAATAAAAAAGCCTAGAACATAAAGGAGTCCAACAATGGCTTACAAAAGAAAAGACCTTTTGGGGATGAAGGATCTGAGCAAAGAAGAGATATTATATCTTCTGGACACAGCGCAGCAGTTCACTGAAATTAACGAACGTGATGTTAAAAAAGTGCCTACGCTGAAAGGGAAAACGGTTATAAACCTTTTCTTCGAACCATCAACAAGAACCAGAACCTCTTTCGAGATTGCGGGCAAGAGGCTCTCGGCGGACACAATAAATTTCACTTCGTCCTCAAGCAGTACCACAAAGGGCGAAACCCTTATAGATACAGTAAAAAATATGGAATCCATGCACTCTGACATATTCGTGGTGCGCCATGCCTATTCAGGCTCGGTAAAATTCATAGCCGAACATACTGATGCGAAGGTCATAAATGCCGGAGACGGACTGAACGAGCACCCAACTCAGGCACTTCTGGACATGCTGACCATCCGCCAGAGCAAAGGCAGGCTGGAAGGCCTTGAAGTTGCCATCATAGGCGATATTACCCACTCCAGAGTGGCTCGGTCCGATGTGTGGGCTATGACTAAACTGGGCGTAAATGTGCGCCTCTTCGGTCCCACAACAATGATTCCCAAACACTCGGAGGTTTTCGGCTGCCGTGTGTGCAAATCCATGCACGAAGCGGTCGAAGGTGCGGACGTTATCATTATGCTCCGCATCCAGAGGGAGCGTCAGGGCAAACTGCTGATACCCTCTACAAAAGAATATGCTAAATATTTCGGTCTGACAAAAGACAAGCTGACTCTGGCAAAACCGGATGCCCTCGTGATGCATCCCGGCCCCATAAACAGAGGGGTTGAGCTTATGAGCAACGTTGCCGACGGCGATCAGTCGGGCGTTCTCAGACAGGTATCAAACGGTGTGGCCGTGCGTATGGCTGCGCTCTACATATTAGGTATCGGCAACAACAAGGGAGGAATGGATGAAAACGCTTCTTAAGAACTGCAAGATTGTAAACCACGACAAGATCACCGAGGGCAACATCCTCATAGACGGCGAAATCATCGCCTCCGTTACCGCATCCGCAGATGAAAAAGCGGACAAGGTCATAGACTGCAAAGGAAAATATGCTGTTCCCGGTCTGATAGACCTCCATGTTCACTTCCGTGACCCCGGACTTGAGTATAAAGAGGATATAACCTCCGGAGCCAAAGCCGCTGTTGCGGGCGGTGTTACGGCCGCCTGTCCCATGGCAAACACAAAACCAGTGAACGATAACAGGATCATAACCGAATACATGATAAAGAAGGCCAAAGAGGACGGACTCATTGATATCTTCCCCATCGGCGCAATGACAAAAGGTATGGAAGGCGAAGAGCTTACGGAAATGGGCGATATGGTTGAAGGCGGAGCCATAGGCTTCTCCGACGACGGAAAACCCGTTTGCAGCGCAGAGGTCTTCCGCCGTGCCGCCGAGTATGCAGCTCAGTTCGGCTCATTCGTTATAAGCCACGCCGAAGACAAAAGCCTCGCAGGTGCAGGTGTGATCCATGAAGGCGAGGTTTCCGCAATCACCGGTCTCAGAGGCATCCCTTCCGAGTCCGAAGAGGTTATGGTCGCCCGTGACATTCTTATGTCAAAACTTACAGGCGCACACGTCCACATCTGTCACATCAGCTCAAAAGGCACTCTGGAGCTTATCAAATGGGGTAAGTCTATGGGATATAACGTAACATGTGAGGTTACGCCCCACCACTTCACCCTTACCGATAAAGAGCTTCTGGGCTATGACACAAACTGCAAGATGAATCCTCCGCTCCGTGCGCAGGAGGACGTCGACGCTATGATAGAAGGCCTTAGAAACGGCGACATCGACTGCATAGTGACCGACCATGCGCCCCACTCCCGTGACGAAAAAGCGCAGGAGTTCGACCTCGCTCCTTTCGGTATGACAGGAATCCAGACCATGCTTCCGCTGTCGCTGGCTCTGGTTGAAAAAGGTGTGATAGATATGCCCGCATTCGTCAGGCTGACATCATACACCCCTGCAAAACTTATTAAAAAGAACGACAGAGGCGAGATTGCGGTGGGCAAACTTGCGGATATAGCCATAGTTGATCCCGATCTTGAGTATGTTTTTGATATGGAACTGAACCGGTCGAAATCGGTGAACACACCCTACATCGGCAAAACCCTTAAAGGAGCGGCTCTCTACACCATCAAAAGCGGCAGGGTTGTTTTCGAATTTCCCACAAAATAACAAAGATATACCGCCGGACTTCAAACGGGTTCGGCGGTTATTTTTTTATCGTTATCCCCTTCTCGGAAAATATCAGATTTTTAAAAACAGGAATGGTCTGGGGAACGTTTTCAAAGAACCCAGAGCCTGTGAACTCCCTTGAAATATCGTCCGCACGTGTGGTTATGTTCTCAGCTCCGAAAAGATCCGGATACATTGCCGTTCCTATGTAATAGGAGTTTATCAGCAGGTTTTCATAGCGGGCGGAGTATCTGTTGTAAGGCAAGATTGTGAAAACCTTTCCGTTCTTCACCGCCGGAAGACTTCTGAAAAGCTCTTTATTAGCCGCATAGTCCTGTTTCAGCCTTTCCAGCATGGTGTATTCAACAAAAATGTATTCAGGCTGATGTTCCGCCAGTTCTTTGAATGTTATGTCCAGATACGATGTCTGGGCAGTTGTGCTGGAACCGATGCATCTCTGATTCATATATCTGAGATAGATATAGCATTTTTCAACCGTATAGCCGTCTTTCAGATCTTTGTACTGCTGCGACAGTATGAACACCCTCTTCTTTTCAGTATCCCTTGTTCTGTCTATCAGCTCTTTGCGGGTTCTGGCCATAAAGTTTGCGATATCCTGCATGTTTTTCCGGTCGTCAAAAACAACACCAGCCAGACGAAGCGACTGCATTATGCTTTCATAGTTCAGATATCCGGTTTCGGAACAGTTCAGAGCCGCAACGGTGCTGTTCACGGAGGATGCCAGTTTCTCCACCTGCCTGTTATTAAGTCCGGTTGTTATGATTAGTTCCGGTTTCGCATCGTTGATAGCCTGATAATCGGGAGTAAAACTGAGATATGATCTGAAAACCGGCGCAAGGATATCGTAGTTATCCGGATAGGCGCAGGAACATGTTTTTCGTGTCTTGTCTATTGATGCCGGAATGTCTCTGGTCACCAGCCAATAGGCATAGTCGGTGTATTCCGCCAGTGCCGACGAAGCAGGACCAACCGCTGAAAGTCTTGTCAACTCTTCAGGAATCAGCACTTCCCTTCCGCATGCATCGATAAATTTGTTCGTGTCGGCATATGAAAAGCCGAACGGCAGAGCCATTAATAGTATAATAAAAAATTTAACCATAGATCACCGTATGATTCATAACAATATACAAATAATCATATGGAAGCAACAAAGATATTGACAAAAATGTTACCGATATGCTCAAAATCCATCAGAGGATAAGAATATGACAGATGAACAGCTTAATAAAGCCGCTGAAGAGGCGGTTTCACTTTTTAAAAGCGGATATTCCTGTTCCGAGGCGGTTCTGCTTGCTTTCGAAAATAACTCGGACAAGACTTTCTCAGACGATGCAAAGAGAGGTATGTCAGCATTCGTTGAAGGTGTCAGCGGTTCCGGCTGCATCTGCGGTGCACTGGCAGGTGCTGTTTTCGTTCTCAGCACACTTGGCGGCAGGCTTAAAAATGACGAATCAATTCAACAGCTTAAAACTGCTTCAAAACGACTGCATGACGATTTTAGAATGGAGTTTTCAAGTGCGTGCTGTCGGGTGATAACTGCAAAATCTGCAAAGATCTTCGGAATAGGAAAATACAACAGCTGCCACAAAACGGTTGAGTTCAGCATCAGGCGGGCACTTCAGCTTGCTTTTGAAAACGGTTGGATAAAATGACAAAAAAAATCCCGGTTACATGCTTTAAGGGGGGAGGAGGGATAAAGCATAGAAATAACCGGGCAATAGTCTGTTTGGTATTTGTATTATAACGCTATTTAGATTTATTTCAACATAAATTATATAAAAAATATAAGATTATTTTTTGTTTCGTGAATAATAATTAAAGCATAATGTTTCTTACTATGAACAGTCAAAACTGGTAGTTCTGCATGGGATGAGGTGAGACTCTTCGGCGGTGCCTCACTAGCCGAAGGCTGTATGAGTCAACTTGTGGTAATTGCCGAATAGAGTGACCAATGTTTTGCGTCATTGCGAACCTGTGTAAGCAGGTGTGGCAATCCCACCCGCTAAGTTTACGAAAATTCTTAAATCGTCAAATAGAGTGACGTAGGCTAACGGTTGAAGCAATCCTGAACATCCGGCTATCCGAACATGGAAAACTGCCACGCTGCGCTCGCAGTGACTGGAATTGTTTTTGTATGTAAAAGCCGATATGAAAAAAGCCGCCCCCTTTCGGAAACGGCTTTACAATTTTAAATAACCATACCGGATCGGGAAAATCCTGTGGTTTAATTTGTCCGTTCTTTGTCCTTCAGGAGCTTATACTCAATGGAGTCCATAAGAGCCTGATATGATGCATCGACGATGTTTGCGGCGACGCCCACTGTTCCCCAGGTTGAGTCCTTATCCTTGGATTCGATAAGAACACGGGTAACAGACTCCGTGCCCTCCCCTGACGACAGAATGCGAACTTTGTAGTCCACCAGTTCCATGTCGGCTATGCGGGGATAGAACTTTGCCAGAGCCTTGCGGACTGCCCTGTCCAGAGCGTTCACGGGGCCGTTGCCGGATGCCGCTGTGTGCTCCTGTTCTTCACCGACTATAATCATAACGGTGGCTTCCGCCATGGGGTTGTCGGAGTTGCTGCGCTTTTCGTCTATAACTCTGTAGCTTATTGAGTCGAAAAAGGGAGTGAAAGTTCCCATGGTCTTTCTCATAAGCAGTTCGAACGACGCCTCTGCACCCTCGTACTGGAATCCTTTGTTTTCAAGCTCTTTCAGCCTGTCGACCACAGAATTCACCTTCGGATCGTTGCTGTCGATATCCAGACCGAAGTCTTTCGCCTTGTAAACAAGGTTGGACTTGCCTGAAAGGTCGGACAGAAGCACCCTCTGTTTGTTGCCGACTAGTTCCGGCTCGATATGCTCGTAAGTTCTTGCGTTCTTAAGGATTGCGCTGACGTGTACCCCGCCCTTGTGTGCGAACGCAGAGCGTCCGACATAGGGCTGGTGGATATTGTGCTTAAGGTTGCCCAGCTCGTTGATATATCTGGAAACGCTGCGCAGTCTGCTGAGTTTGTCGGCAGGGACGCATTCGTATCCGTATTTCAGCTGAAGGTTGGGAATAACAGAGCAGATGTTTGCGTTTCCGCATCTTTCGCCGTATCCGTTTATGGTTCCCTGAACCTGCACTATCCCGTTAACGACCGCAACAACGGAGTTTGCAACCGCACAGTCGCTGTCGTTGTGGCAGTGTATTCCGAGGGGATAGTCCCCCGTAAGCTTTTTAACTTCCTGAATTATCTCAGCAATTTCCAGAGGCATTGTTCCGCCGTTGGTATCGCAGAGGATAATGCAGTCGGCTTTGGCGTCCATAGCGGCTTTTATGGTTTTAAGGGCATATTCCTTGTTGGCTTTGAAGCCGTCGAAAAAGTGCTCCGCATCATAAAAGGCTCTGTCCACCTTCGATTTAAGATAAGCTATGGAGTCGTTGATTATCTCAAGGTTGTGCTCCAGCTCAATCTTGAGCGCCTCTGTAACGTGGAGATCCCATGTCTTGCCGAATATGGTAAGGTTGGGAACTTCCGCCTCAAGGAGCGCCTGTATATTTTCATCGTTATCGCAGGTTCTTTTCGCACGTC
This genomic stretch from Seleniivibrio woodruffii harbors:
- the cimA gene encoding citramalate synthase gives rise to the protein MSKKIEIYDTTLRDGTQSEDVNFTIADKVKIAETLCDFGIRYIEGGWPGSNPRDIGFFREVKKSSVPIDHVAAFGSTRRAKRTCDNDENIQALLEAEVPNLTIFGKTWDLHVTEALKIELEHNLEIINDSIAYLKSKVDRAFYDAEHFFDGFKANKEYALKTIKAAMDAKADCIILCDTNGGTMPLEIAEIIQEVKKLTGDYPLGIHCHNDSDCAVANSVVAVVNGIVQVQGTINGYGERCGNANICSVIPNLQLKYGYECVPADKLSRLRSVSRYINELGNLKHNIHQPYVGRSAFAHKGGVHVSAILKNARTYEHIEPELVGNKQRVLLSDLSGKSNLVYKAKDFGLDIDSNDPKVNSVVDRLKELENKGFQYEGAEASFELLMRKTMGTFTPFFDSISYRVIDEKRSNSDNPMAEATVMIIVGEEQEHTAASGNGPVNALDRAVRKALAKFYPRIADMELVDYKVRILSSGEGTESVTRVLIESKDKDSTWGTVGVAANIVDASYQALMDSIEYKLLKDKERTN
- a CDS encoding C-GCAxxG-C-C family (seleno)protein is translated as MTDEQLNKAAEEAVSLFKSGYSCSEAVLLAFENNSDKTFSDDAKRGMSAFVEGVSGSGCICGALAGAVFVLSTLGGRLKNDESIQQLKTASKRLHDDFRMEFSSACCRVITAKSAKIFGIGKYNSCHKTVEFSIRRALQLAFENGWIK
- the pyrR gene encoding bifunctional pyr operon transcriptional regulator/uracil phosphoribosyltransferase PyrR, producing MSAKEIMNKDEMARTLNRMVFQILEAVRGEEGFCLVGIRKGGATLAKRMADILAREGVKNIRLGYLDITLYRDDLSSIHDYPVLHSTELNFDVTGQNIVLVDDVIYTGRTTRAALDALIDLGRPKKILLAAFIDRGHRELPIQPDFTGKTVPTSRSELVDVKLEEDGGTDCITINKKA
- a CDS encoding dihydroorotase, whose protein sequence is MKTLLKNCKIVNHDKITEGNILIDGEIIASVTASADEKADKVIDCKGKYAVPGLIDLHVHFRDPGLEYKEDITSGAKAAVAGGVTAACPMANTKPVNDNRIITEYMIKKAKEDGLIDIFPIGAMTKGMEGEELTEMGDMVEGGAIGFSDDGKPVCSAEVFRRAAEYAAQFGSFVISHAEDKSLAGAGVIHEGEVSAITGLRGIPSESEEVMVARDILMSKLTGAHVHICHISSKGTLELIKWGKSMGYNVTCEVTPHHFTLTDKELLGYDTNCKMNPPLRAQEDVDAMIEGLRNGDIDCIVTDHAPHSRDEKAQEFDLAPFGMTGIQTMLPLSLALVEKGVIDMPAFVRLTSYTPAKLIKKNDRGEIAVGKLADIAIVDPDLEYVFDMELNRSKSVNTPYIGKTLKGAALYTIKSGRVVFEFPTK
- a CDS encoding ABC transporter substrate-binding protein, which translates into the protein MVKFFIILLMALPFGFSYADTNKFIDACGREVLIPEELTRLSAVGPASSALAEYTDYAYWLVTRDIPASIDKTRKTCSCAYPDNYDILAPVFRSYLSFTPDYQAINDAKPELIITTGLNNRQVEKLASSVNSTVAALNCSETGYLNYESIMQSLRLAGVVFDDRKNMQDIANFMARTRKELIDRTRDTEKKRVFILSQQYKDLKDGYTVEKCYIYLRYMNQRCIGSSTTAQTSYLDITFKELAEHQPEYIFVEYTMLERLKQDYAANKELFRSLPAVKNGKVFTILPYNRYSARYENLLINSYYIGTAMYPDLFGAENITTRADDISREFTGSGFFENVPQTIPVFKNLIFSEKGITIKK
- a CDS encoding aspartate carbamoyltransferase catalytic subunit, coding for MAYKRKDLLGMKDLSKEEILYLLDTAQQFTEINERDVKKVPTLKGKTVINLFFEPSTRTRTSFEIAGKRLSADTINFTSSSSSTTKGETLIDTVKNMESMHSDIFVVRHAYSGSVKFIAEHTDAKVINAGDGLNEHPTQALLDMLTIRQSKGRLEGLEVAIIGDITHSRVARSDVWAMTKLGVNVRLFGPTTMIPKHSEVFGCRVCKSMHEAVEGADVIIMLRIQRERQGKLLIPSTKEYAKYFGLTKDKLTLAKPDALVMHPGPINRGVELMSNVADGDQSGVLRQVSNGVAVRMAALYILGIGNNKGGMDENAS